Proteins from a genomic interval of Aureimonas sp. AU20:
- a CDS encoding TspO/MBR family protein, giving the protein MKALASLIGFLLVSLGGGFWIGQIARPDGWFRHLAKPWFNPPDWLFAPVWSVLYVLIAVAGWRAFRAGNGKALTAWIIQMALNFLWPPLFFNAHATLPALIVILGLLAAILIFLARVGTRDRVAFWCFVPYAMWVSYATLLNAAIWRMNG; this is encoded by the coding sequence GTGAAGGCGCTGGCGAGCCTGATCGGCTTCCTCCTCGTCTCGCTCGGCGGCGGTTTCTGGATCGGCCAGATCGCCCGGCCGGACGGCTGGTTCCGCCATCTCGCAAAGCCCTGGTTCAACCCGCCCGACTGGCTCTTCGCGCCGGTCTGGAGCGTGCTCTACGTTTTGATCGCTGTCGCCGGCTGGCGCGCGTTCCGAGCGGGCAACGGCAAGGCGCTGACGGCCTGGATCATCCAGATGGCGCTGAATTTCCTTTGGCCGCCGCTCTTCTTCAACGCCCATGCGACGCTGCCGGCGCTGATCGTGATCCTCGGCCTTCTCGCCGCAATCCTGATCTTCCTGGCGCGGGTCGGCACGCGCGATCGCGTCGCCTTCTGGTGCTTCGTCCCCTATGCCATGTGGGTGAGCTACGCCACGCTTCTCAACGCCGCGATCTGGCGGATGAACGGATGA
- the guaB gene encoding IMP dehydrogenase: MARIIETATGALALTFDDVLLQPGHSEVMPGQVDVRTRITRSLFLNIPMLSAAMDTVTESRLAIAMAQAGGIGVIHRNLTPAEQAEQVRQVKKFESGMVVNPVTIGPDATLGDARALMQAHRISGIPVVESGGRGGQTKGRLVGILTNRDVRFASDDRQKIFELMTRENLITVRETVDQDEAKRLLHKHRIEKLLVVDGEGHCIGLITVKDIEKSQLNPNAAKDAQGRLLAAAATSVGEDGFERAERLIDAGIDLIVVDTAHGHSQRVLDAVARVKKMSNEVQVIAGNVATPSGTQALIDAGADGVKVGIGPGSICTTRIVAGVGVPQLSAIMDAVNVADKAGVPVIADGGIKYSGDLAKALAAGASAAMVGSLLAGTEESPGEVYLHQGRSFKAYRGMGSVGAMARGSADRYFQAEVRDTLKLVPEGIEGQVPYKGPVGAVIHQLTGGLRAAMGYTGAANLEDFRTKATFVRISNAGLRESHAHDVTITRESPNYPGFGA; encoded by the coding sequence ATGGCTCGCATCATCGAAACCGCCACCGGTGCGCTCGCGCTCACCTTCGACGACGTGCTGCTTCAGCCGGGCCATTCGGAGGTCATGCCGGGGCAGGTGGACGTTCGCACCCGCATCACGCGCAGCCTCTTCCTCAACATTCCCATGCTTTCGGCCGCGATGGACACGGTGACGGAATCGCGCCTCGCCATCGCCATGGCGCAGGCCGGCGGCATCGGCGTCATCCACCGCAACCTGACGCCCGCCGAGCAGGCCGAGCAGGTGCGCCAGGTCAAGAAGTTCGAATCCGGCATGGTCGTGAACCCCGTCACGATCGGCCCGGACGCGACGCTGGGCGACGCCCGCGCGCTGATGCAGGCGCACCGCATTTCCGGCATCCCGGTGGTGGAAAGCGGCGGCCGGGGCGGCCAGACCAAGGGCCGTCTCGTCGGCATCCTGACCAATCGCGACGTGCGCTTCGCCTCGGACGATCGGCAGAAGATCTTCGAGCTGATGACGCGCGAGAATCTCATCACCGTGCGTGAGACGGTGGACCAGGACGAGGCCAAGCGGCTCCTCCACAAGCACCGGATCGAGAAGCTCCTCGTGGTGGACGGCGAAGGCCATTGCATCGGCCTCATCACGGTCAAGGATATCGAGAAGTCGCAACTGAACCCCAACGCGGCCAAGGACGCGCAGGGTCGCCTTCTGGCCGCTGCCGCAACCAGCGTCGGCGAGGACGGGTTCGAGCGCGCCGAACGCCTGATCGACGCCGGCATCGACCTGATCGTGGTGGACACGGCCCACGGCCATTCGCAGCGCGTGTTGGACGCCGTGGCCCGCGTCAAGAAAATGTCCAACGAAGTGCAGGTGATCGCCGGCAACGTCGCGACGCCCTCGGGCACGCAGGCGCTGATCGACGCGGGCGCCGACGGCGTCAAGGTCGGCATCGGGCCGGGCTCGATCTGCACCACGCGCATCGTGGCCGGCGTCGGCGTGCCGCAGCTCTCCGCCATCATGGATGCCGTCAACGTCGCCGACAAGGCGGGCGTCCCGGTGATCGCCGACGGCGGCATCAAGTATTCCGGCGATCTCGCCAAGGCGCTGGCGGCCGGCGCTTCCGCCGCCATGGTCGGCTCGCTGCTCGCCGGCACCGAGGAAAGCCCCGGCGAGGTCTACCTGCACCAGGGCCGCTCCTTCAAAGCCTATCGCGGCATGGGCTCGGTCGGCGCCATGGCGCGCGGCTCGGCGGACCGCTACTTCCAGGCCGAGGTGCGCGACACGCTGAAGCTCGTGCCGGAAGGCATCGAGGGGCAGGTTCCCTACAAGGGCCCGGTCGGCGCGGTGATCCACCAGCTGACCGGCGGCCTGCGCGCCGCCATGGGCTACACGGGCGCCGCCAATCTGGAAGACTTCCGCACCAAGGCGACCTTCGTGCGTATCTCCAACGCGGGCCTGCGCGAGAGCCACGCGCATGACGTCACCATCACCCGCGAAAGCCCGAACTATCCCGGCTTCGGCGCGTAA
- a CDS encoding esterase-like activity of phytase family protein, with translation MKSILTAVAALVALAPLPAMADESLEGRAFPATLEAQAILPAASLVPAPADAPEHLRQAGKFTTPDRKRTTQLGSVPGMDGVRPTGGALPVDGQALQGFSGIKAMPDGTFWSLSDNGFGTKANSSDAALMLHKLRIDWDKGGVERLETIFLSDPDHVAPFPIVLEGAEKRYLTGADFDVESIQPTEDGFWIGEEFGPYLIHVDKTGKLLSVHETKMGDVAVRSPDHPALSLPGDPTKPLPAFNLKRSGGFEGLAMAKDGSRLYGLLEGPLYKEGASEKTEDGRTALRIGEFDSKSGEWTGRFWLYPLSPGGAAIGDFNMLDETTALVIERDNGAGRASQACKGDPKPDCFATPAKLKRITKIEMTEANLGKAVRKIGYIDLLDIKDPKGVAKQGTLEGVYDMPFVTIENVDRLDETHIIVANDNNYPFSAGRALDKADDNEFVKLEVGDFLKAK, from the coding sequence ATGAAATCGATTCTCACCGCCGTCGCCGCGCTCGTTGCGCTGGCGCCGTTGCCCGCCATGGCCGACGAGTCGCTGGAAGGTCGCGCCTTCCCGGCGACGCTGGAAGCCCAGGCGATCCTGCCGGCCGCTTCGCTGGTCCCCGCCCCGGCGGATGCGCCCGAGCATCTGCGTCAGGCCGGCAAGTTCACGACGCCCGACCGAAAGCGCACCACCCAGCTCGGCAGCGTGCCCGGCATGGACGGCGTGCGCCCGACCGGCGGCGCGCTGCCGGTGGATGGACAGGCCTTGCAGGGATTCTCGGGCATCAAGGCCATGCCGGACGGCACGTTCTGGAGCCTGTCCGACAACGGGTTCGGCACCAAGGCCAATTCCAGCGACGCCGCGCTGATGCTGCACAAGCTTCGGATCGACTGGGACAAGGGCGGCGTGGAGCGGTTGGAGACGATCTTCCTTTCCGACCCCGACCATGTCGCGCCCTTCCCGATCGTGCTGGAAGGCGCGGAGAAGCGCTATCTCACGGGCGCCGATTTCGACGTCGAGTCGATCCAGCCGACCGAGGACGGGTTCTGGATCGGCGAGGAGTTCGGTCCCTATCTCATCCATGTCGACAAGACCGGCAAGCTGCTTTCGGTCCACGAGACGAAGATGGGCGACGTCGCGGTCCGCTCGCCCGACCATCCCGCTTTGAGCCTGCCGGGCGACCCGACCAAGCCCCTCCCCGCCTTCAACCTCAAGCGCTCCGGCGGCTTCGAGGGTCTGGCCATGGCCAAGGACGGCTCGCGCCTCTACGGCCTTCTGGAAGGCCCACTCTATAAGGAGGGCGCGAGCGAGAAGACCGAGGACGGGCGCACCGCGCTGCGAATCGGCGAGTTCGATTCGAAGTCGGGCGAGTGGACCGGCCGGTTCTGGCTCTATCCGCTGAGCCCCGGCGGCGCGGCGATCGGCGACTTCAACATGCTGGACGAGACCACCGCGCTGGTGATCGAGCGCGACAACGGCGCGGGCCGCGCGTCGCAGGCCTGCAAGGGCGACCCGAAGCCCGATTGTTTCGCGACGCCCGCCAAGCTGAAGCGCATCACCAAGATCGAGATGACAGAGGCCAATCTCGGGAAGGCCGTGCGCAAGATCGGCTATATCGATCTCCTCGACATCAAGGACCCGAAAGGGGTCGCCAAACAAGGCACGCTCGAAGGCGTCTACGACATGCCCTTCGTGACGATCGAGAATGTCGACCGGCTGGACGAGACGCACATCATCGTCGCGAACGACAACAACTACCCCTTCTCCGCCGGACGCGCGCTCGACAAGGCGGACGACAACGAGTTCGTGAAGCTCGAGGTCGGGGATTTCCTCAAGGCCAAGTGA
- a CDS encoding 5'-methylthioadenosine/S-adenosylhomocysteine nucleosidase (Enables the cleavage of the glycosidic bond in both 5'-methylthioadenosine and S-adenosylhomocysteine), with translation MSLGTLNHAVETWGGRRVLFVMAAPPEYGPELQSRIRPLMTGIGPIEAALETGIALQGLADADGLPHLVVSLGSAGSRLLEQGRVYQASSVSWRDIDASPLGFTKGVTPLVDHPVAVPLATPLPGWPSARLSTGGNVVSGLGYDTIDADMVDMETFAVWRAAHRFGVPLLALRGISDGAEELRHYGDWAALLPQLDRELALAIDALRAGLEDGSLEF, from the coding sequence ATTTCGTTAGGCACTCTCAACCACGCCGTCGAGACCTGGGGCGGGCGGCGCGTCCTTTTCGTCATGGCGGCTCCGCCTGAATACGGCCCCGAGCTTCAAAGCCGTATCCGCCCGCTCATGACCGGCATCGGCCCGATCGAGGCGGCGCTGGAAACGGGCATCGCGCTGCAGGGTCTGGCCGATGCCGATGGTCTGCCGCATCTCGTAGTCTCGCTCGGCTCGGCCGGCTCGCGGCTGCTGGAGCAGGGCCGCGTCTATCAGGCGTCGAGCGTCTCATGGCGCGATATCGACGCCTCGCCGCTCGGCTTCACCAAGGGCGTGACACCGCTGGTCGACCATCCCGTCGCCGTGCCCCTGGCGACCCCGCTGCCCGGCTGGCCCTCGGCGCGGCTGTCGACCGGTGGCAATGTCGTCTCCGGCCTCGGCTACGACACGATCGACGCCGACATGGTGGACATGGAGACCTTCGCGGTCTGGCGCGCGGCGCATCGCTTCGGCGTGCCGCTCCTGGCGCTGCGCGGCATTTCGGACGGCGCCGAAGAGCTGCGCCATTATGGCGACTGGGCCGCCCTCCTGCCGCAGCTCGACCGCGAACTGGCGCTCGCGATCGACGCTTTGCGGGCCGGCCTCGAAGACGGCTCTCTGGAATTTTAA
- a CDS encoding catalase: MTDRPRLTTTAGAPLSSNQNSKTVGRNGPVLLEDYQLIEKLAHQNRERVPERVVHAKGWGAHGTLTVTEDISRYTRAKLFSQVGKKTEMLARFSTVAGEQGAADAERDVRGFSLKFYTEEGNWDLVGNNTPVFFVADPYKFPDFIHTQKRHPRTNLRSATAMWDFWSLCPESLHQVTILMSDRGIPVDPSRMNGYGSHTFSLWNDQGERFWVKFHFKTQQGHKTFTNEEAEKVIAKSRESYQEALYSMIEEGRFPKWTMFIQVMPELEADEFERKTGWSAFDLTKVWPHGMYPLIKVGEFELNRNPDNYFTDIEQSAFNPSNVVPGIGFSPDKMLQGRLFSYPDAHRYRIGVHYESLPVNKPRSPVNHYNRDGSMPFGIMTNPDAYYEPNSFGGPVEDPSVEEPPHRYSGQVGRYEFRAEADHYSQPRALFNMFDDAHKQRLFKTLAGAMQGVPQFIVNRQLAHFDKVDPAYGAGVRKALSEQGRDDEQASLTTSHSAAAE; the protein is encoded by the coding sequence ATGACCGACAGACCTCGGCTGACGACCACCGCCGGCGCGCCCCTTTCGTCCAACCAGAATTCCAAGACCGTCGGCCGCAACGGCCCCGTGCTTCTGGAGGACTACCAGCTCATCGAGAAGCTGGCGCACCAGAACCGCGAGCGCGTTCCCGAGCGCGTCGTGCACGCCAAGGGCTGGGGCGCCCACGGCACGCTGACCGTGACCGAGGACATCTCGCGCTACACCCGCGCCAAGCTGTTCAGCCAGGTCGGCAAGAAGACCGAGATGCTGGCCCGCTTCTCGACGGTGGCCGGCGAGCAGGGCGCGGCGGATGCCGAGCGCGACGTGCGCGGCTTCTCGCTGAAGTTCTACACCGAGGAAGGCAACTGGGATCTGGTCGGCAACAACACGCCGGTCTTCTTCGTCGCCGACCCCTACAAGTTCCCCGACTTCATCCACACGCAGAAGCGCCATCCGCGCACCAATCTGCGCTCGGCGACGGCCATGTGGGACTTCTGGTCGCTCTGCCCGGAATCGCTGCATCAGGTGACGATCCTGATGTCGGATCGCGGCATCCCGGTCGATCCCTCGCGCATGAACGGCTACGGCTCGCACACGTTCTCGCTGTGGAACGATCAGGGCGAACGCTTCTGGGTGAAGTTCCACTTCAAGACCCAGCAGGGCCATAAGACCTTCACCAACGAAGAGGCGGAGAAGGTCATCGCCAAGTCGCGCGAATCCTATCAGGAAGCGCTCTATTCCATGATCGAGGAAGGCCGCTTCCCGAAATGGACCATGTTCATCCAGGTCATGCCCGAGCTGGAAGCGGACGAGTTCGAGCGGAAGACCGGCTGGAGCGCGTTCGACCTGACCAAGGTCTGGCCGCACGGCATGTATCCGCTGATCAAGGTCGGCGAGTTCGAGCTGAACCGCAACCCGGACAACTACTTCACCGATATCGAGCAGTCCGCCTTCAACCCGTCCAACGTGGTGCCGGGCATCGGCTTTTCGCCGGACAAGATGCTGCAGGGTCGCCTGTTCTCCTATCCCGACGCGCATCGCTACCGGATCGGCGTCCACTACGAGTCGCTGCCCGTCAACAAGCCGCGCTCGCCAGTGAACCACTACAATCGCGACGGCTCGATGCCCTTCGGCATCATGACCAACCCGGACGCCTATTACGAGCCGAACTCGTTCGGCGGCCCGGTGGAAGACCCGAGCGTGGAAGAGCCGCCGCACCGCTATAGCGGCCAGGTCGGGCGCTACGAGTTCCGCGCCGAGGCCGACCACTATTCGCAGCCGCGCGCGCTGTTCAATATGTTCGACGACGCGCACAAGCAGCGCCTGTTCAAGACGCTGGCCGGCGCCATGCAGGGCGTTCCGCAGTTCATCGTGAACCGGCAGCTCGCCCATTTCGACAAGGTCGATCCGGCCTATGGGGCGGGCGTTCGCAAGGCCTTGTCCGAGCAGGGCCGCGACGACGAGCAGGCGAGCCTGACCACGAGCCATAGCGCCGCGGCCGAGTAA
- a CDS encoding RsmB/NOP family class I SAM-dependent RNA methyltransferase, translated as MRLGGRIAAAVEVIEDMTARRRPVADALKDWGLAHRFAGSGDRSAIGNMVYDVLRRRRSLAHRMGSEAPAALVFGAVLDAGVAPEQLRSALEGDRFAPPLPSEEVLARFLSPESLEGAPEAVAADVPDWLAAPLAASLGTDWVAEARALSDRPPLDMRANLLKSTRDEVLSELAPFAAAPTPLSPWGLRIAPIEGEGRHPNVQVERGFQTGLFEIQDEGSQIAVLLAGAAPGSRILDYCAGAGGKTLALAAATGNAAEIHAFDADRQRLAPIWDRLARAGTEGVTVHAPRDDLSPLHDGMDLVLVDAPCTGAGTWRRRPDAKWRLSESQLQKRTEEQDKVLSNAARFVKAGGRLAYVTCSVLREENAARVEAFLSREPGFRLADAEAIWRERLPEAAAAYQAERIGEGAVLTLTPLRSGTDGFFFAMLERTA; from the coding sequence ATGCGGCTTGGCGGGCGGATCGCGGCGGCGGTCGAGGTGATCGAGGACATGACGGCACGCCGCCGTCCCGTGGCCGATGCGCTGAAGGACTGGGGCCTCGCCCATCGCTTCGCCGGTTCGGGCGATCGCTCGGCTATCGGCAACATGGTCTACGACGTCCTGCGCCGACGCCGCTCCTTGGCCCACCGCATGGGCAGCGAGGCGCCGGCGGCGCTGGTCTTCGGCGCCGTGCTGGATGCCGGCGTGGCGCCCGAGCAGCTGCGTTCCGCGCTGGAGGGCGACCGGTTCGCGCCTCCGCTCCCCTCGGAAGAGGTGCTCGCGCGCTTCCTGTCGCCCGAAAGTCTCGAAGGCGCGCCGGAGGCCGTGGCTGCCGACGTGCCGGATTGGCTCGCCGCGCCGCTTGCCGCCTCGCTCGGGACGGATTGGGTCGCGGAAGCGCGCGCCCTGTCGGACCGCCCGCCGCTCGACATGCGCGCCAATCTCCTGAAAAGCACGCGTGACGAGGTGCTGTCCGAACTCGCGCCCTTCGCGGCCGCGCCGACGCCGCTATCGCCTTGGGGGCTTCGCATCGCGCCGATCGAGGGGGAGGGGCGCCACCCCAACGTTCAGGTCGAGCGCGGCTTCCAGACGGGCCTGTTCGAAATCCAGGACGAGGGTTCGCAGATCGCGGTGCTGCTCGCCGGTGCGGCGCCCGGCAGCCGCATTCTCGACTATTGCGCCGGGGCGGGCGGCAAGACGCTGGCGCTCGCGGCCGCGACGGGCAACGCGGCGGAGATCCACGCCTTCGACGCCGACCGGCAACGCCTCGCTCCGATCTGGGATCGTCTGGCGCGCGCCGGCACGGAAGGGGTGACGGTTCATGCCCCGCGCGACGATCTCTCGCCCCTTCACGATGGCATGGACCTCGTCCTTGTGGATGCGCCCTGCACGGGCGCGGGCACGTGGCGCCGCCGGCCCGACGCCAAGTGGCGCCTGTCCGAAAGCCAGCTGCAGAAGCGAACCGAAGAACAGGACAAGGTGCTGAGCAACGCCGCGCGCTTCGTTAAGGCCGGCGGGCGGTTGGCCTATGTCACCTGCTCGGTGCTGCGCGAGGAGAACGCCGCGCGCGTCGAAGCCTTCCTCTCGCGCGAGCCCGGCTTCCGGCTGGCCGACGCCGAGGCGATCTGGCGCGAGCGACTGCCCGAAGCCGCTGCCGCCTATCAGGCCGAGCGGATTGGCGAAGGCGCCGTCCTGACGCTGACGCCGCTTCGCTCAGGGACAGACGGGTTCTTCTTCGCCATGCTGGAGCGTACGGCGTGA
- a CDS encoding MFS transporter, with the protein MKRIVPVVLAVALFMENIDSTVIATSLATIARDIGTSPIALKLALTSYYVSLAVFIPISGRMADRFGARAVFQCAIGVFMAGSLACGFANSLEGFVAARFLQGIGGAMMTPVGRLLLVRAVPRSDLVGAMAWFTIPALVGPLIGPPLGGAISTYADWRWIFFINLPIGVLGMMLAQRFLPFIAPIRDVEFDWPGFAMSGLACAGIVFGLSVVSLPALPPWVGVATTLLGLVFALLYIRHARRHERPVVELRLFRIPTLRAAVVGGGLFRIGAGAVPFLFPLMLQLGFGYSPFQSGLISAVSIGGAMMMKTLVKPILKQFGFRTTLVGAALVGGVLMGSIGFYRPETPILVLVLLLLIGGFFRSLLFTGVNTLAFADVPQAKTGDATALLAAFQQVAIAGGVATAGAVLEAGMVLGGRTTASLADFSVAFFVVGVVTVLSALVFLRLPAEAGAEVAGRRVPAE; encoded by the coding sequence GTGAAACGCATCGTCCCGGTCGTCCTTGCCGTCGCCCTGTTCATGGAGAACATCGACTCGACGGTCATCGCGACATCCCTCGCCACCATCGCCCGCGACATCGGCACCAGCCCGATCGCGCTCAAGCTGGCGCTGACCAGCTATTATGTCTCTCTGGCCGTGTTTATTCCGATTTCGGGGCGCATGGCCGATCGGTTCGGCGCCCGCGCCGTGTTTCAATGCGCCATCGGCGTGTTCATGGCGGGTTCGCTCGCCTGCGGCTTCGCCAATTCGCTGGAGGGCTTCGTCGCGGCGCGCTTCCTGCAAGGCATCGGCGGGGCCATGATGACCCCGGTCGGCCGCCTCCTTCTGGTGCGCGCCGTGCCGCGCTCCGATCTGGTGGGGGCCATGGCGTGGTTCACCATCCCCGCCCTTGTCGGCCCGCTGATCGGACCGCCGCTCGGCGGCGCGATCTCGACCTATGCCGACTGGCGTTGGATCTTCTTCATCAACCTGCCGATCGGCGTCCTTGGCATGATGCTCGCCCAGCGCTTCCTCCCCTTCATCGCGCCGATCCGCGATGTCGAGTTCGACTGGCCGGGCTTCGCCATGTCGGGCCTTGCCTGCGCCGGAATCGTGTTCGGCCTGTCGGTGGTTTCGCTGCCGGCCCTGCCGCCGTGGGTGGGCGTCGCCACGACGCTGCTCGGCCTCGTCTTCGCGCTTCTCTACATTCGCCATGCCCGCCGGCACGAGCGGCCCGTGGTGGAGCTTCGCCTGTTCCGCATTCCGACGCTGCGGGCGGCCGTCGTCGGCGGCGGCCTGTTTCGCATCGGCGCGGGCGCGGTGCCCTTCCTCTTTCCGCTGATGCTGCAGCTCGGCTTCGGCTATTCGCCCTTCCAGTCCGGTCTTATCAGCGCCGTGTCGATCGGCGGCGCGATGATGATGAAGACGCTGGTGAAGCCGATCCTGAAGCAGTTCGGCTTCCGCACGACGCTGGTCGGCGCGGCCCTGGTCGGCGGCGTCCTGATGGGCTCGATCGGCTTCTACAGGCCGGAAACCCCGATCCTGGTTCTGGTCCTGCTTCTACTCATCGGCGGCTTCTTCCGCTCGCTGCTCTTCACCGGCGTCAACACGCTGGCCTTCGCCGACGTCCCGCAGGCCAAGACGGGCGACGCGACGGCGTTGCTCGCGGCGTTTCAGCAGGTCGCCATCGCCGGTGGCGTTGCGACAGCGGGCGCCGTTCTGGAAGCGGGCATGGTGCTGGGCGGGCGCACCACGGCCTCGCTCGCCGACTTCTCGGTTGCCTTCTTCGTGGTGGGCGTGGTCACCGTTCTCTCGGCGCTCGTCTTCTTGCGCCTTCCCGCAGAAGCGGGCGCGGAGGTCGCGGGCCGGCGCGTTCCCGCCGAATAG
- a CDS encoding hydrogen peroxide-inducible genes activator yields the protein MLTLRQLRYFESLSETLHFGQAARRLNISQPALSAQIAQLEEHFGTALFERRSSGISLTPEGERVKRRVRRILAEVRDLEALSEGQGELLVGQLRIGIIASLAPYLLPGLLAELARSYPRLSVGVRENVTAILADELARGDLDCVVQALPVERKGVSTIPLCEDPFFLAVPDAEAGRIPSPVAPSQLESERLILLEEGHCLRDQALDVCRIVEQRDLATLGATSLTTLMRMVAGGLGVTLVPQSAVETEARGGGIRFLPFEAPVPSRRLALAFRSSSGRRSDFERLAEMIRACLGLSETAAGHEKAGDASATPASD from the coding sequence ATGCTCACCCTGCGCCAGCTCCGCTATTTCGAATCGCTCAGCGAAACCCTGCATTTCGGGCAGGCGGCGCGGCGGCTCAACATCTCGCAGCCGGCGCTCTCGGCGCAGATCGCGCAGCTCGAAGAGCATTTCGGCACGGCCCTGTTCGAGCGCCGCTCCAGCGGCATTTCGCTGACGCCGGAGGGCGAGCGGGTGAAGCGGCGCGTGCGACGCATTCTCGCCGAGGTGCGCGATCTCGAAGCCTTGAGCGAGGGCCAGGGCGAACTTCTGGTCGGGCAATTGCGCATCGGCATCATCGCCTCGCTCGCCCCCTATCTCCTGCCCGGCCTTCTGGCGGAACTCGCCCGCTCTTATCCCCGCCTGTCGGTCGGCGTGCGCGAGAACGTCACCGCGATCCTGGCGGACGAGCTGGCGCGGGGCGATCTCGACTGCGTGGTCCAGGCGCTGCCGGTGGAGCGCAAGGGCGTCTCGACCATCCCGCTCTGCGAGGACCCGTTCTTTCTGGCGGTGCCGGACGCGGAAGCCGGGCGCATCCCCTCGCCCGTCGCACCGAGCCAGTTGGAGAGCGAGCGACTGATCCTGCTCGAAGAGGGCCATTGCCTGCGCGATCAGGCGCTGGACGTCTGTCGCATCGTGGAGCAGCGCGATCTGGCAACGCTCGGCGCGACCAGCCTCACCACGCTGATGCGCATGGTGGCGGGCGGCCTCGGCGTGACGCTGGTGCCGCAAAGCGCGGTGGAGACCGAAGCGCGCGGCGGCGGTATCCGCTTTCTGCCCTTCGAGGCCCCCGTCCCCTCCCGCCGCCTCGCCCTCGCCTTCCGTTCTTCCTCGGGCCGGCGGTCGGACTTCGAGCGGCTGGCGGAAATGATCCGGGCGTGCCTGGGTCTCTCGGAGACTGCGGCCGGACATGAAAAGGCCGGCGACGCCTCCGCGACGCCGGCCTCCGACTGA
- a CDS encoding MBL fold metallo-hydrolase, producing the protein MSDTICINRRHAMMLAAGGLAATGLGFGPANAQSTETSMTSADTQPLAPGWHRFRIGEAEITVVLDGIRPGEGPHPTFGEDQSADAVGDLMAANHLPRARFVNFFNVVVVKLGDQRILVDTGFGEGGRANGMGLLRERLAAAGLSPDDITLVALTHLHGDHIGGLTEGGAPAFPKASYVVGRAEMAFWTSDEAKNGPRAENAKAVEKQFAGIKDKVRLIEDGEAIVPGMVARAAFGHTPGMLAFEVTSGGKGVMLTADIFSQFVVSFQKPDWQVRFDQDKPAAAETRKRFARQLAESGMPLLGYHLPFPGLGYVATEGESFRFVPETYQTLAEG; encoded by the coding sequence ATGTCCGACACGATTTGTATCAACCGCCGACACGCGATGATGTTGGCTGCGGGCGGCTTGGCCGCGACCGGCCTGGGGTTCGGCCCCGCCAACGCGCAGAGCACGGAGACGAGCATGACGAGCGCCGACACCCAACCCCTGGCGCCGGGCTGGCACCGGTTCCGCATCGGCGAGGCGGAGATCACCGTGGTTCTCGACGGCATTCGGCCGGGCGAGGGGCCGCATCCCACGTTCGGCGAGGACCAGAGCGCCGATGCCGTAGGCGACCTCATGGCGGCCAACCATCTGCCGCGCGCGCGGTTCGTCAATTTCTTCAACGTCGTCGTGGTGAAGCTTGGCGACCAGCGCATCCTGGTGGACACCGGCTTCGGCGAAGGCGGCCGGGCCAACGGCATGGGCCTCCTGCGCGAGCGCCTGGCGGCGGCAGGCCTTTCGCCGGACGACATCACGCTGGTCGCGCTGACCCATCTGCATGGCGACCATATCGGCGGCCTCACCGAGGGCGGCGCGCCGGCCTTCCCGAAGGCGAGCTATGTCGTCGGCCGCGCGGAGATGGCCTTCTGGACCTCGGACGAGGCCAAGAACGGCCCGCGTGCCGAGAACGCCAAGGCCGTGGAGAAGCAGTTCGCGGGAATCAAGGACAAGGTCCGGCTGATCGAGGACGGCGAGGCGATCGTGCCGGGTATGGTGGCGCGCGCCGCCTTCGGCCACACGCCGGGCATGCTGGCCTTCGAGGTGACGTCCGGCGGCAAGGGCGTGATGCTGACGGCCGACATCTTCTCGCAGTTCGTGGTCTCGTTCCAGAAGCCGGACTGGCAGGTCCGTTTCGACCAGGACAAGCCGGCGGCGGCCGAGACGCGCAAACGCTTCGCGCGCCAGCTTGCCGAATCCGGCATGCCGCTTCTCGGCTATCACCTGCCGTTTCCGGGCCTCGGCTATGTCGCGACTGAAGGCGAGTCGTTCCGCTTCGTGCCGGAGACATACCAGACCCTCGCTGAGGGCTGA